The Nocardioides houyundeii genome includes the window GCCGCGGTGGAGGAGGCGCTGAGGGAGGGTGCCGGAGAGCTGCTGGAGTCGGTCCGCCTCTTCGACGTCTACACCGGTGACCAGGTGGGCCCGGGCCGCAAGTCGTTGGCGTTCGCGCTGCGGCTGCGGGCCTCTGACCGCACCCTGAAGGAGGGTGAGTCCGCCGCAGCCCGCGACGCTGCGGTGGCCCTGGCGGGGGAGCGCACCGGCGCCGTGCAGCGCTGAGGGACTCTGGGCGCCGTGCACATGGTGGTGACACCATCACGCTCCTAGCGTGATGGTGATCACACCCCCTGGCTCGTCGTTCCTCAGCCACGAGGTCGAGGAACGCCCGCCCTGTCACGTCTCGGAGTCACGTATGAACCATCGTTCACGGATCCTCAGTGCCCTGGCCGCCACCGTCGGCCTGCTCCTCCCGATCGCCGGCATCGCTTCCCCGGCGACAGCGGCAAGCCCCTACGAGCGGGGCCCCGACCCGTCCCGGACGAGCATCGAGGCGCGGCGCGGCCCGTTCGCGGTCACGTCCACCTCGGTCTCGGACCTGTCCACGCCCGGTTTCGGGTCGGCCACCATCACCTACCCGACCTCCACGGCGGAGGGCACCTACGGTGCCGTGGCGGTCTCGCCCGGCTTCACGGCGTCGGAGTCCACGATCGCGTGGCTGGGCCCGCGCCTCGCGTCCCAGGGCTTCGTCGTCATCACGTTCAACACCCAGTCCCGGCTGGACCAGCCCGCCGCCCGTGGAGACCAGCTCCTGGCCGCGCTGGACTACCTGACCCAGCGCAGCAGCACCACGATCCGCTCCCGCATCGACCCCACCCGGCTGGCCGTCATCGGCCACTCGATGGGTGGCGGCGGCACCCTGGAGGCGGCCAAGGACCGGCCGTCGCTGCAGGCCACGGTCGGGCTGACGCCGTGGAACCTGGACAAGAGTTGGCCTGAGATCCGTACGCCCAGCCTGGTGATCGGCGCCGAGAGCGACACTGTCGCCCCCGTGGGGTCGCACGCCGTGCCGTTCTACCAGTCGATCCCGAGCTCCACGGCCAAGGCCTATCTCGAGCTCAACAACGCCAGCCACTTCGCGCCCAACACCGAGAACACCACCATCGCCTCGTCCACCATCAGCTGGCTCAAGCTCTACGTCGACGACGACGACCGCTACCGGCAGTTCCTCTGCCCGGGGCCGCAGTCGTCGGTGACGGGCGCTGTGTCCGACTACCGCAACACCTGCACCAGCTGAGGCGCAGCAGCGGCTGCACTCCCTGAGCCGCCTACGCGCCGACCGACGGCTCGCCTCGACCGGTTCGCTCGACCGGTCGAGGCGGGCCGTTGCCTGCACTAGTCGATGGATCCTCCCAGCAGCCTCCGGAGCCGGCCCAGTGCCTCGGCGTCGCCGGCGGTGCGGATCTCGGAGTCGTCGCTGCGGTGCCACAACCAGGCGTCCAGGGCGCCGGCTGTGCCCTCGATGACGGCGTCGGGCTCGACGGCCGGGTCGCTGACCACCATCACGTCCTCCTCGTCGTGGGAGGTGCCGGTCTCCGGGTCGGTCCCGACGAAGCGGGCCAGGTTGACCCAGACCTGGTCGTCGGTGTCGGTGGTGTCCACCCGCACGTGCGCCTCGCCCGGGACGTGCTTGCCCCAGGTCGGGCAGCCGCCGTACATCACCGCCAGGAGCTCGTGCACACCGTCGGCGGCCAGCCTGGGGTCGAGGGCGGTGACCGAGTCGGCCGCCTGCTCGGCGTCCAGCCGGTGGATGAGGGCCTCATGAGCCTGGCGTCGCAGGATGAAGCCCACTGTGTGGTCCGCCGACCAGGTCCACGCCTCGTCCGCCACGGCGGCGCCGCCCAGCGCCTGGAGCAGGTCGGCCGAGGCCTGGTCGAAGAACCCCAGCAGGTCGTGGTGGCTCGGCGGGCGCTCCGGCTCGGCGAAGTCGTCGGCGGTCGGCGCGGCGGGGCGCTCATGCACCACCTGGGCCCAGAAGTGCTGGACGTGGCCGAGGTGCCACAGCAGGTCACTGGCGTCCCACGCCGGGCAGCTGGGCACCGGGGCGGCGGGGTCGCAGTGCTCGAGCACCTCGCGGAACCGGGCGGACTCGGTCTCGAGATGTCGCAGGTAGTCCGCCCGGGTGAGGCCACTGGTGGGGCCGGGAGTTTCGCCCGGAGCCTGGCTGGGCACCTGGGGGATCGGCGTGAAGGGTCTCGGGACTTCCGACATGATGTGATCCTAGGTCCGGGTACCCGGGGGAATGGCCAGCCCATTCTCTGAGACGCGGGCCGGTCTCATCGCATGGACATACATAAGAGTGTATTGTTATGCAGGTGAGTGACAAGAAGCTGCGGGTCGCGGTCGCCGGTGCCAGCGGGTACGCCGGAGGCGAGGTGCTCCGCCTCCTGCTCGGGCACCCGGACGTGGAGATCGGTGCCCTGACCGGAGGCTCCAACGCCGGCCAGTCGATGGGCGCCCTCGTGCCGCACCTGGTGCCGCTGGCGGACCGCGTGCTGGAGGAGACGACGCCGGCGACCCTGGCCGGGCACGACGCCGTCTTCCTCGGCCTTCCCCACGGCCAGTCCGCCGGGGTGGCCAACGCCCTGGGCGGCGACACCGTCGTGATCGACTGCGGCGCCGACTTCAGGCTGACCGACGCCGCCGCCTGGGAGAAGTTCTACGGCTCCCCGCACGCCGGCTCGTGGCCCTACGGCATACCGGAGCTGCCGGGCCTGCGCCAGGAGCTCGTGGGCGCCCGGCGGATCGCGGTCCCCGGCTGCTATCCCACGATCTCCTCGCTCGCCGCGTTCCCCGCACTGGCGGCGGGACTCGTCCAGCCCGACGTCAGCATCGTCGCGGCCAGTGGCACCTCCGGCGCCGGCAAGGCCGCCAAGACCAACCTGCTGGGCAGCGAGGTGATGGGCAGCGCCTCGGCCTACGGCGTGGGCGGGGCGCACCGGCACACCCCGGAGATCATCCAGAACCTGGAGCGGGTCCACGGCGCCCCGGTGCGGGTCTCGTTCACCCCGATGCTGGTGCCGATGCCCCGCGGCATCCTGGCCACGGTCTCCGCGCCGCTGGTCGGCGAGACCACCCCGGAGGAGGCGTACGACGTCTACGCCAAGGCCTTCGCCGACGAGCCCTTCGTCCACCTGCTGCCCTTCGGGCAGTGGCCCCAGACCAAGTCCGTGGTCGGGTCCAACGCCGTCCACCTCCAGGTCACCGTGGATGCCGAGGCCCGACGACTCGTGGCGGTCGGCGCGGTGGACAACCTCACCAAGGGCACCGCGGGGGCCGCCGTCCAATGCTTCAACCTCGCCTTCGGGCTCGAGGAGACCACCGGACTGACGACGATCGGACTCGCACCATGACCACCACCCACCCCGCCGGCTTCCTCGCTGCCGGCGTCCCCGCCGGACTCAAGTCCAGCGGCGCCCGTGACCTAGCCCTGGTCGTCAACCAGGGCCCGACGTACGACTCAGCGACGGTGTTCACCGCCAACCGCTGCAAGGCCAACCCGGTGCTGTGGAGCCAGGAGGTCGTCAAGGACGGAGTGGTCCGGGCCGTCGTCCTGAACTCCGGCGGGGCGAACTGCTACACCGGTCCCGAGGGCTTCCAGACCACGCATGCCGTGGCCGAGCAGGTGGCGGGCCACCTCGGGATCGGCGCCATCGACGTGGTGGTGTGCTCCACCGGCCTCATCGGTCTGGCCAACCCCCGCGAGAACCTGCTGGCAGGGGTGGACGCCGCCCACGCCGCGCTGGCCGCCGACGGTGGTCAGGACGCCGCCGAGGCGATCATGACCACCGACAGCGTGTCCAAGACCGTGGTGGTCGAGGGTGCCGGCTGGTCGATCGGCGGGATGGCGAAGGGCGCCGGCATGCTCGCGCCCGCGCTCGCCACCATGCTGGTGGTGCTGACCACCGACGCGGTCGTCCCAGCCGCCGAGCTCGACCAGGCTCTGCGTGCGGCCACCCGGCTCACCTTCGACCGGTTGGACTCCGACGGCTGCATGTCGACCAACGACACGGTGACGGTGATGGCGAGCGGCGCCTCGGGGATCACGCCCTCGCCCGACGACTTCACCGCCGCCCTGACCCAGGCGTGCAGCGACCTGGCCATGCAGCTGCTCAAGGACGCCGAGGGCGCCGACCACGAGATCGCGATCACCGTCCTGCACGCGGTGAGTGAGTCGGAGGCCGTGGAAGTCGCGCGCAGCGTCGCCCGGAGCAACCTCTTCAAGGCCGCCATCTTCGGCAACGACCCCAACTGGGGCCGGGTGCTGGCCAGCATCGGCACCACCGAGGCCGAGTTCGACCCCGCTGACCTCGACGTCGCGATGAACGGTGTGTGGGTCTGCCGCAACTCCACTCCCGCGGAGGACCCCGCCGGGGTCGACCTGAAGCCGCGTGAGGTGTCGGTGACCATCGACCTCAAGGCAGGCACGGAGCGGGCGACGGTGTGGACCAACGACCTGACCCATGCCTACGTGCACGAGAACAGCGCGTACAGCTCGTGAGGCGCCCGATGAACGCTCCGGACCCGGCCAAGGCCGCCACGCTCGCCGCGGCACTGCCGTGGCTCAAGCGCTACCACGGCAAGACCATCGTGGTGAAGTACGGCGGCAACGCGATGACCGACGACTCCCTCAAGAGGGCCTTCGCCGAGGACATCGCCTTCCTGCGGTTCGCCGGGTTCAAGCCCGTGGTCGTGCACGGCGGCGGGCCCCAGATCTCCGCCATGCTGGACCGCCTCGGCATCGTCTCGGAGTTCCGCGGGGGACTGCGGGTGACGACCCCCGAGGCGATGGACGTGGTCCGGATGGTGCTGGTGGGCCAGGTGCAGCGCGAGCTGGTCGGACTCATCAACTCCCACGGCCCCCTGGCCGTCGGCCTCTCCGGGGAGGACGCCGGGCTGTTCACCGCCGAGCCGGCCAGCACGATCGTGGACGGCGAGTCGGTAGACCTCGGTCTGGTGGGCGAGGTCGCGTCCGTGCGCCCCGAGGCGGTGCAGGACCTGGTCGAGGCCGGGCGGATCCCGGTGATCTCCAGCGTCGCGCCCGACGCCGACGGACTGGTGCACAACGTCAACGCCGACACCGCCGCCGCGGCCCTGGCCGTGGCGCTGGGCGCCGAGAAGCTGCTGGTGCTCACCGACGTCGAGGGCTTGTACCGCGACTGGCCGGGC containing:
- a CDS encoding alpha/beta hydrolase family protein, which codes for MNHRSRILSALAATVGLLLPIAGIASPATAASPYERGPDPSRTSIEARRGPFAVTSTSVSDLSTPGFGSATITYPTSTAEGTYGAVAVSPGFTASESTIAWLGPRLASQGFVVITFNTQSRLDQPAARGDQLLAALDYLTQRSSTTIRSRIDPTRLAVIGHSMGGGGTLEAAKDRPSLQATVGLTPWNLDKSWPEIRTPSLVIGAESDTVAPVGSHAVPFYQSIPSSTAKAYLELNNASHFAPNTENTTIASSTISWLKLYVDDDDRYRQFLCPGPQSSVTGAVSDYRNTCTS
- the argJ gene encoding bifunctional glutamate N-acetyltransferase/amino-acid acetyltransferase ArgJ → MTTTHPAGFLAAGVPAGLKSSGARDLALVVNQGPTYDSATVFTANRCKANPVLWSQEVVKDGVVRAVVLNSGGANCYTGPEGFQTTHAVAEQVAGHLGIGAIDVVVCSTGLIGLANPRENLLAGVDAAHAALAADGGQDAAEAIMTTDSVSKTVVVEGAGWSIGGMAKGAGMLAPALATMLVVLTTDAVVPAAELDQALRAATRLTFDRLDSDGCMSTNDTVTVMASGASGITPSPDDFTAALTQACSDLAMQLLKDAEGADHEIAITVLHAVSESEAVEVARSVARSNLFKAAIFGNDPNWGRVLASIGTTEAEFDPADLDVAMNGVWVCRNSTPAEDPAGVDLKPREVSVTIDLKAGTERATVWTNDLTHAYVHENSAYSS
- the argB gene encoding acetylglutamate kinase — translated: MNAPDPAKAATLAAALPWLKRYHGKTIVVKYGGNAMTDDSLKRAFAEDIAFLRFAGFKPVVVHGGGPQISAMLDRLGIVSEFRGGLRVTTPEAMDVVRMVLVGQVQRELVGLINSHGPLAVGLSGEDAGLFTAEPASTIVDGESVDLGLVGEVASVRPEAVQDLVEAGRIPVISSVAPDADGLVHNVNADTAAAALAVALGAEKLLVLTDVEGLYRDWPGSDDVIQEISPEALAELMPSLASGMVPKMAACLAAVEGGVQRATVVDGRQAHAVLLEIFTDEGVGTQVLPGVPTLIRKAYSSTGDAS
- a CDS encoding maleylpyruvate isomerase N-terminal domain-containing protein, giving the protein MSEVPRPFTPIPQVPSQAPGETPGPTSGLTRADYLRHLETESARFREVLEHCDPAAPVPSCPAWDASDLLWHLGHVQHFWAQVVHERPAAPTADDFAEPERPPSHHDLLGFFDQASADLLQALGGAAVADEAWTWSADHTVGFILRRQAHEALIHRLDAEQAADSVTALDPRLAADGVHELLAVMYGGCPTWGKHVPGEAHVRVDTTDTDDQVWVNLARFVGTDPETGTSHDEEDVMVVSDPAVEPDAVIEGTAGALDAWLWHRSDDSEIRTAGDAEALGRLRRLLGGSID
- the argC gene encoding N-acetyl-gamma-glutamyl-phosphate reductase: MQVSDKKLRVAVAGASGYAGGEVLRLLLGHPDVEIGALTGGSNAGQSMGALVPHLVPLADRVLEETTPATLAGHDAVFLGLPHGQSAGVANALGGDTVVIDCGADFRLTDAAAWEKFYGSPHAGSWPYGIPELPGLRQELVGARRIAVPGCYPTISSLAAFPALAAGLVQPDVSIVAASGTSGAGKAAKTNLLGSEVMGSASAYGVGGAHRHTPEIIQNLERVHGAPVRVSFTPMLVPMPRGILATVSAPLVGETTPEEAYDVYAKAFADEPFVHLLPFGQWPQTKSVVGSNAVHLQVTVDAEARRLVAVGAVDNLTKGTAGAAVQCFNLAFGLEETTGLTTIGLAP